A genomic region of Chitinimonas arctica contains the following coding sequences:
- the bla gene encoding class A beta-lactamase, with translation MIHSPTRRTFLLTAAALPLIGACGSLDIAAGPRTATAQAQLAQLELAFKGRIGFFAIDTGNGSSLGYRADERFPMCSTFKMMLAAAILARSTQTDGLLKQRIQYGQHDLLPHSPITEQHLKDGMPVADLCAATVQYSDNGAANLLMKILGGPAALTAFAQSIGDHTFRLDRWETELNTAIPGDGRDTTTPAAMGRSLQGLALGNALPPPQREQLQTWLLGNTTGATRIQAGVPAGWRVGDKTGTGSYGTANDIAVLWPAHRAPVVVTVFTTQKEQHAKARNDVIASAARIAVDWLV, from the coding sequence ATGATTCACTCTCCAACCCGCCGTACTTTTTTGCTCACAGCCGCAGCCCTTCCCCTTATAGGCGCCTGTGGTTCCCTGGACATTGCCGCCGGTCCGCGCACCGCGACCGCGCAAGCGCAGCTCGCACAACTCGAACTCGCCTTTAAAGGCCGCATTGGGTTTTTTGCGATCGATACAGGCAACGGCAGCTCGCTTGGCTACCGCGCCGATGAGCGCTTTCCCATGTGCAGCACCTTCAAGATGATGCTCGCCGCAGCAATCCTGGCGCGCAGCACGCAAACGGATGGCTTGCTCAAGCAACGGATCCAGTACGGCCAGCACGACCTGCTCCCCCATTCGCCGATTACCGAGCAACATCTCAAGGACGGCATGCCGGTCGCCGATCTTTGCGCCGCGACGGTCCAATACAGCGACAATGGCGCCGCCAATCTCTTGATGAAGATACTCGGCGGTCCGGCAGCCCTGACCGCCTTTGCGCAATCCATCGGCGACCACACCTTCCGCCTGGATCGCTGGGAAACCGAGCTCAACACAGCCATCCCCGGGGATGGCCGAGATACCACCACGCCCGCAGCCATGGGGCGCAGCCTGCAAGGACTTGCGCTTGGTAACGCCTTGCCCCCTCCGCAGCGAGAGCAATTGCAGACTTGGCTACTTGGCAACACGACCGGCGCCACGCGGATTCAAGCCGGCGTACCCGCCGGCTGGCGGGTGGGCGACAAAACGGGCACGGGTTCCTATGGCACGGCAAACGATATCGCCGTTCTTTGGCCTGCACATCGTGCACCCGTCGTCGTGACGGTTTTTACCACGCAGAAAGAACAGCATGCCAAGGCACGTAACGATGTGATCGCTTCCGCTGCCAGGATTGCGGTGGATTGGCTCGTTTAA
- a CDS encoding tyrosine-type recombinase/integrase, with translation MLDPGGKRIRRSTGTADEKSAQEFHDRLKGDLWRITRLDEKAVRSFNEAALRWLKEKSHKRSIHGDKIKLRKLRPFFEKIKLHQITGEHCRSAVNEATQASSSTKNRYLALLRAILRMAEKEWTWIDKAPHVSLYKEKKRRIRWLRPVEAQRLIGFLPPHLVPIVRFALATGLRKTNIYSLRWDQIDMQRHVAWVHPDEAKAGRAIGIPLNQTAIDALRSQIGKHHEVVFTYRGKPIKGASNVGFYKACDLAGIKDFRFHDLRHTWASWLIQSGVGLAELQELGGWESVEMVRRYAHLAPDHLHKHSKHIDDVMSYSCHTPDLEKEKQVA, from the coding sequence ATTCTCGATCCAGGCGGAAAAAGAATTAGACGTTCTACTGGGACTGCCGATGAAAAGTCCGCGCAGGAATTCCATGATCGGCTCAAGGGCGACTTATGGCGAATAACCCGGCTGGACGAAAAGGCGGTGCGGTCTTTCAATGAGGCGGCATTGCGATGGCTGAAAGAGAAGTCGCATAAGCGCAGTATTCATGGCGACAAGATTAAGCTTCGCAAACTGCGCCCGTTCTTTGAAAAGATAAAGCTGCATCAAATTACGGGTGAGCACTGCCGAAGCGCAGTTAACGAAGCCACTCAGGCTTCCAGCTCCACAAAAAACCGTTATCTCGCACTGCTCCGCGCAATCCTTCGTATGGCTGAGAAAGAGTGGACTTGGATTGATAAAGCCCCGCACGTCTCACTATATAAAGAAAAAAAGCGTCGTATTCGTTGGCTCAGGCCAGTTGAGGCGCAGCGGCTGATTGGGTTCTTGCCTCCCCATCTTGTCCCTATCGTTCGTTTTGCACTGGCGACAGGGCTTCGTAAAACCAACATATACAGCTTGCGGTGGGACCAGATCGATATGCAGCGACATGTTGCCTGGGTTCACCCTGACGAAGCGAAAGCTGGCAGAGCCATCGGTATCCCGCTGAATCAAACCGCCATTGACGCATTGCGGTCTCAAATCGGGAAGCATCACGAAGTAGTCTTTACCTACCGAGGCAAACCTATCAAGGGAGCCAGTAATGTCGGGTTCTACAAGGCCTGCGATCTGGCGGGCATCAAAGACTTTCGCTTTCATGACTTGCGCCACACATGGGCGAGTTGGCTGATCCAGTCCGGGGTGGGTCTGGCCGAGCTACAGGAGTTGGGTGGGTGGGAGTCGGTCGAAATGGTTAGGCGATATGCGCACTTGGCGCCTGACCATTTGCATAAGCACAGCAAGCATATTGACGATGTCATGTCATATTCTTGCCATACCCCTGATCTGGAAAAAGAAAAACAGGTAGCCTAG
- a CDS encoding helix-turn-helix domain-containing protein → MQTYTLEQAAALAQCHPETLRNKIKASEAPGRKVGRAYVILENDLAAYLRGEYVRPGQAAVGPKGTTTCPSTSKKIAVSGTSIFSIQAEKELDVLLGLPMKSPRRNSMIGSRATYGE, encoded by the coding sequence ATGCAGACCTACACGCTTGAACAGGCTGCAGCACTGGCGCAATGCCATCCGGAAACCTTGCGCAACAAGATAAAGGCGTCAGAGGCACCAGGCCGAAAGGTCGGTCGAGCCTACGTCATTCTAGAAAACGACCTTGCGGCCTACCTTCGCGGCGAGTATGTTCGCCCTGGGCAGGCGGCGGTAGGTCCAAAAGGAACTACAACATGCCCATCTACAAGCAAGAAAATAGCAGTTTCTGGTACGTCGATATTCTCGATCCAGGCGGAAAAAGAATTAGACGTTCTACTGGGACTGCCGATGAAAAGTCCGCGCAGGAATTCCATGATCGGCTCAAGGGCGACTTATGGCGAATAA